Below is a genomic region from Ancylomarina subtilis.
TAATATTGCTCCAGTACGCCTGAAAGCAACATTTTATACATATACTCGTGTGGCAAATAGCGCTCACCAGCCTCCTCTGCGGCTTTCCATATTTCGAAAATATGCTTCTGCAAGCGACGAAAAGCTTCTTCTTCAGGAATACAAGTATCCGTCACACGATTTAAACCTTGTTCCAACAAATCCCACTCCTGCTGTGGTGTAAAATCACGATAATCCGGCACACGACGATAGTGTGAGTGTGCAACCAGATTCATAATATCTTCCTCAAGATTGGCACCTGTACAAGTAATGATCTGTACCTTATCCTGACGAATCATTTCAGCCAATGATTTACCCAACTCTGCTGTACTCATGGCACCTGCGAGTGTAATCATCATTTTATTGCCTTGCTCAAGCTGCTGCTCGTAGGCCTTAGCTGCATCAACCAGGGTTGCTGCATTAAAATGTTTGTAATGCTCAGTTACAAATTGTGATATGGGTCCTTTTGTTGTCATTTTATGCGTTATTATCTAATTGTAATCTTCAAGAGATCTAAATTGTTTTTACTTAGTGCTTGCTTTAAATCGTTTGATTTGCAAGCATGAATTTATAGGATAACATTTTATAATACAACTTAGCCACTAAGAATTCAGGGGCTTTATTGCCTTTAATAGGGGCTAATTCAACTAAATCAAAGCCTAGAACGTTTTTCTGTTCAAACACTTTTCTTAGGTATCGGATAGTGGTATTCCAATCCAATCCTCCAGGTTCAGGTGTGCCCGTTGCTGGCATGATTGATGGATCAAGTGCATCCAGATCGAAAGTAATATACACCTTCTCTCCCATCATATCGATCGATTTCTGCATCCACTCATCGGTTCCATAAATATCCTCAGCTAGAAAGCATTTTTCTCTATTAAAATAGGGTAGCTCACTGGTATCCATACTTCGTATACCAACTTGAATTAAATTGGTGTTTTTTGATGCGTCATGTAAGGCGCAAGCATGATTATAAGGCGTTCCCATATAATCAGAACGAAGATCGGCATGAGCATCCAAATGCAAAACTGTAATATCGGAATACTGCTCGTAAAAAGCCTTAATAACCCCTATACTAATAGAATGCTCCCCCCCAAAAAAGGTTGGGAATTTTCCCGTTTCAATCATTTTTTTAGCCACTCGGTATGATTCTTCAAAAACAGCCTCAGGACTATGATTCACAGTTAGCTCAGGAAGAATATGCACACCCTTTGTATAAACTTCTGAATCTGTTTCTATATCATATAGCTCCATATTTTCAGCAGCGTCCAAAAAGGCCTCAAAACCATTATCAGCACCTTTTCCCCAGGTACTTGTTCCATCGTATGGGATAGATTGCAATAAGACAGAAGCAGATCCGAAAGCTGCAAAATCATCTTCTATTCCAGCAAAATTATTCATACTCTCTTTTTTATTATTCGTTATAACCAAGAATATTCATCATATCATCAACACTTTGCTCGTTACGATAAACGTAATCTACAAAGTTGCCCGATTCATCCCGATCCACAATCACATGTTTAGGAGATGGAATCAAGCAATGTTTAATGCCACCGTATCCGGAAATAGAATCCTGATAGGCTCCCGTATGGAAGAAACCAATATATAGCGGTTCTTTTGCCTTAGGAGAAAAACGCGGAAGCATAATCTGTTGATTAAAGTCCTCTGAATTGTAATAGTCGGAATGATCACATGAAATACCACCAATATTAATTTTGGTGTAATCGTTATCCCATTTGTTAATAGGCAGTAGAATAAATTTCTCGTGGATAGACCATGCGTCTGGTATCGTATTCATCAATGAGTTGTTGATAATGTACCACAATTCATGATCGTTTTGTTGCTTTTGCTCAACCACCTCGAAAATAATAGCACCACTCTCACCTACGGTATATTTTCCGAATTCGGTATAAATATCCGGTTCGTGAACCCCTCCGTTATCACAGGCTTCCTTAATATTATTAACGATTTCACGAATCATATATTCGTAATCGTACTCAAATCCCAGATGATTTCTAATTGGAAATCCACCTCCCAGATTTAAAGCATCCAGTGATGGTGATTCTTTTTTTAAGGCAACAAAAAGGTTAAGCGCCTTCTGAAATTCTCCCCAATAATAAAGACTGTCTTTAATACCTGAATCAACAAAAAAGTGAAGCATTTTCAATTCCACATTTTTATTATCTTTGATATGCGCATTAAAAAACTCAAGCATCTCTTCAGGGCGAATTCCTAATCGTGAAGTATAATAAGCCGATTGGGGCTCTTCATTAATTGCCATTCGAACGCCAATCTTAATTTTTCGTTTTCCAACTAATTTTTGCAGGCGGCCCATTTCGCTGGTACTATCAAGAATGATAACACAGTTTTCAAATCCTGCATCAATCAACTTGATAATTTTGGCTAAATAGTCAGTGGTTTTATAACCGTTATGCACGATCGTACGAGTCTGATCCAATTCCCCTTTCTCATGGAGTTTTAAAATCAAATCGATATCGAAAGATGACGACGTTTCCAGATTAACGTTGTGCTTAAGTGCTTCACCAATCACATGATGAAAATGGCAGCACTTGGTGCAATAACAATAATGATACTTGCCTCTATAATGTGAGGCTTTAATAGCACGATTGAATAGATTTCGCGCTTTTTTGATTTGTTCTCCAATCCGAGGTAAATAGATTAACCGGAAGGGTGTCCCGTATTTTTCAATTAAATATTTGATGGATACCCCATGAAAAGAAAGGTAACCCCCACGCAAATCAAAACCTTCCTGAGGAAAATAATAGGTTTGCTCAATCAAATCAAAATATGTATTCTTCATTTACACCATAAAAAATAAGATCGTTTTATAAAAAAGTGAGCGAATATATGCTTTTTTTTAATCGCTTGTTTCTCTCTCAAATATTTTTGAGCAATTTTTGTTGTGTTACAAGATAAAATTATTCTTTGAACTTACATCTAATCTTTTTTCTTTAATATATAAAAAACAATATTCTAAATGGAAATCAGACAAGCCACTTCTGACGATGCACTCAATATTAAATACTTAAAAACGCAAGTTTGGTTACACACCTACGCAACCAGGGGTATCTCTACCGATTATTCAGAATATTTAGATGGCGATTTTACTGTTGAAAATTGTTTGAAAAAAATTGAAAATAAGCATACATTTTGTTTGGTGGCAAAACAAGATGGCTTTCTAATTGGATATTGCGAATTGGATTATACGGCTACATATCCTGAGAGTAAACAAAACACTGCAGAAATGACCGTTTTGTATGTATCTGAACATTTTCATGAACAAGGTATAGGAAAAGCCCTCCTTATTGAAGCCGAAAAGCAACTTGTATCTTTAGGCAGGTATACATACTGGCTGTCTTGTTTTATTGAAAATCAGAATGCCATTGACTTTTATAAACATCTGGACTTTAAATCGAATGCTTCAATCTTTTTCTCCATGAATGATCAGCAATACGAGAACCTTGTTTTTCTGAAAGAAATTAGAATGTAATAGCTAGCTGATGTGTTGCTCAACTGTCTTTATAAACACTGTATTTTATGAATTGAATACAGGTCTCCCTCTTCTCATCACAAAAATGGTCTGAGGCTTGCTATTTCGGATAAAAACATCTTATTTTGCGAAAGCTTATTTTGATCGATTCCAGATAATGCAAAATCGATCATATATGAACTGAAGTTTCAAAAAACAAGACAAAATAAATGAATTCGCATAAAGTTATCAGCATCAGAAATCTGACTCCATCAACTTATATTATTCGCATGGAGAAAAAGGATTTTACATTTAAAACAGGACAGTACATCACCCTTGGTTTTAGTGGCAGTATAGACCGTAGGGAGTATTCAATATACAGTGCAGAGCAAGATAATTACCTGGAAGTACTAATCAAGGAAGTGGAAGATGGTTTGCTTTCGAAAAGACTAAAGAAATGCAAACCAGGTGACGAATTGGATGTGGATGGCGCATTTGGCCATTTTTCATTGAAAGATGATGAAATTAAATCCAAGAAATTCATGTTTATCAGTACTGGGACAGGGATCTCTCCCATTCACAGTTTTATACATACGCATCCGGAAATGGATTACACCCTTTTGCATGGTATTCGTCACAAAGAAGAAGCCTATGAAAGAGAATCATACGACCCGAATCGCTACATTTTATGTACTTCAGGTGAAAATACAGGCGATTTTAACGGTCGTGTAACCGAATATCTTCTTAAAAACCCCGTATCACCAGATACAATCTGTTATCTTTGCGGAAATTGTCACATGATTTACGAAGCCTATGATATCCTTGAAAAACAAGGTATCAAGCTAGGCCCTATTCATACCGAAGTTTATTTTTAAGTCAATACACATGACAAGTTAAATCACTTATGAATTGGGATTCGTAAATTTATTTGATGGTTATTGAATCATCGCATCAACAAATAATCAGATTGAAATGAAATATCATCTAATATCACTGGGTTGTCAAATGAATGCTTCTGATGGAGAGCGCGTTAGAACCGTGATTGAACAAATGGGTTATACCTGGACTGAGGAAGAAACTGAGGCTAATTTAATTGGTATTCTGGCCTGTTCGGTACGACAAAATGCCATCGATAAGGTTTATTCTAAAATAGCGAAATGGAATCGATGGAAAAACCGTTCCAACCTGATCACATTTGTTTCGGGTTGTGTTTTGCCTTCTGATCATGAAAAGTTTTTAAAGCTTTTTGATATTATCTTTCAGATGAAAGATTTGCCAAACTTACCGGAGATGATTCATCAGTATGGGATCACAACACCAAACGGAATTCAAAATGGATTTGATACTCATAACGACAATATTTCTGAGTTCTGGAATGTGAAACCCGATTATGCTTCCGATTTCGAAGCCTTTGTGCCCATCCAGAATGGTTGTGACAAATTTTGTTCTTTTTGCGCAGTTCCTTATACTCGAGGGCGTGAAGTATCACGACCATCATTAGAGATTCTAGAAGAGGTTAAATCTCTGGTTGAAAGGGGTTATAAGTCCATTACTCTCTTAGGACAAAATGTGAACTCTTATGGTTTGGATAAACCTGATACTGAAATCATGTTCCCCGAATTGCTTCGTCGGATTGGTGAAATGGGGAATCAATTAGGAACCGAATTTTGGGTCTATTTTACTTCGCCTCACCCTCGTGATATGACCGATGAAGTGATTGAAGTAATTGCCCAATACAAGTGCCTGGCTAAACAAATTCATTTACCGCTTCAGTCTGGTGACGATAAGCTTTTGATTGCGATGAATCGTAAACATGGACTTGAAAAATACCGTCAATCTGTATCAACCATTCGTCGTCTGATTCCTGAAGCGACCCTTTTTACTGATATTATTGTGGGGTTTACGGGTGAAAGCGATGAACAATTTGATGCGACTCGTGCTGCAATGAAAGAGTTTGATTTTAATATGGCTTATATTGCTAAATATTCACCTCGTCCTGGAGCACTCAGCCATCGTTGGTTCGATTCAGTCCCTCTTGAAGTGAAGAAAAATCGCCATCAGGTTTTAACTGAAGATCTAAAACTGACCTCAAGAAGTTATAACGAAAGCATGATTGGTAAAATCTTCAGGGTTTTGGTGAAAGGTCATGCAAAACACGAAGGCTACCTGGCCGGGATGACAGAAGGTAAAATTAACGTTCGCTTTCTGAGTGAGAATACAGATTTAATTGGACAAATTGTTGATGTTAAGATTAAATCAGCAACTGATTTTTCTGTAGAGGGAGATCTTATCGATTAATTTTAGAATAGCTAAGCGTTCTGAAAAAGAATGCTAACAATATAGAATAAAATGAAAACAATAGCCTTTAAAACATTAGGTTGCCGTCTGAATCAGTATGAAACAGATGCTCTGGCATCTACCTTTCAGAACAACAACTTCAAGTTGGTTGATTTTGAAAGTGAAGCTGATGTTTATGTGATTAACTCTTGCACGGTTACACACCAGAGCGATCACAAATCGCGTAACTTTATCAGTCAGGCCAATCGTCGAAATAAGGATTCCGTTTTGGTTGTAACAGGCTGTATGGCCAATAATGCCAAAGAAGAGTTAGAAAGTAGGGATGAAATCAATTACGTGCTTGAAAACGATAATAAATCGGCTTTGTTCTCATTGGTTGATTCACATTTTAAAGGCGAATTAAAACATCCGTCACAACTCGATAAGGATCTTTTTGCTTACGGGGCTACAGAAAAAGGTTTTCACACCCGAAGCATGATTAAAATTCAGGATGGATGCGATAACTTCTGCACGTTTTGTATCATTCCATCTGTACGCGGTCGTGCCAAAAGCCGTCCTTTTCAGGCCATTCTCGATAATGTGAAGGACGTGATTGATCAAGGAGCCAAAGAGGTTGTGATTACCGGTGTGAATATTGGTCGTTATGAATTTGAAAATTACAAATTTGATGATCTGATTGAGGCTATTCTGAATTTGGATGGTGATTTCCGTCTACGAATTTCTTCGCTTGAACCCGATGGTTTTGGGGATAAATTCCTAAGCTTATTGTCACACCCTAAAATGACGCCTCACCTGCACCTTTGCCTGCAGTCAGGCTCTGATGAAGTGCTTTTGAAAATGCGCCGAATGTATACTACCAAAACTTTTAAGAACACCGTTGAGAAAGTTAGGTCTATTCGACCTGATTTCAATTTCACTACTGACATTATCATCGGTTTTCCGGGTGAAAGCGAAGCTGACTTCGCAGAAAGTTGTGATATGATCAAGAACCTTGAGTTTGGTCACGTACACGCTTTTAAATACTCCATTCGTAAGGGAACTCGGGCTGAAAGAATGCACGATCAGATTCCTGAGAAAATGAAGACGGAAAGAAGTGAGGTGTTAAGAGGTATTGCTGAGGACAGCAAATTGAATTACAGAAGCCTGTTTATTGGTAAGATTCAGCGAGTTCTTGTTGAAAATATAAATGGGAATATTGCTAAAGGTTATGGAGAGCATTATGTTCCGGTTCAGTTCCAAGGTGAGAACCTGAAGAAAAACACATTTTATAATGTGTTGATAAAAGAGATTATGCCTGAAAATGATAATTTATTGCTGGGAGAATTACTTTAATTCTCTGACAGGAATATCTAACATTTTATTTAACACCCTGGAAGATAACTGAATCCAGAGCTACAATTTGATCATCCAGAAGGACTTTGATTTTAACACAAAGTTCTTCGGTTGTTCTGACATTTAATCTAGATTCGGAAAGAGCATAAACAGACCGTTTCAATGCTAATATTTTACCTTTTTCAAGAGTCTTTTGCTTCTTAATTCTACTGCGACTGAATGTTTCCAATTCATAATTCAAAAAAACATTCTTTTCTCCGGTGTTTTCAATTTTTGCTTTAACAGATAAAGCATCTAATTCCCCTTCTATCTCAACCCATGCCTTTATCTGATGTTCTTTAGGCGCAGAATTAAGCCCAAATACAGATAAAAAGTGGAACAGTATGAGGAATTTACAGATCATAGATAAAGATTGAATAAAATGTTAGTATAAAAATAGATAAGATTGACATAAGTATTGCTAAGTTTTACAATATATTTATCAACGATATACACATTTTTATCAATAAATATTTTACTCGTCTTTGATTATGAATTGTTTGTCATAGATTATCAAAAAAAATGAAGATCTCAATTCTCATATAGAACTGACTATCTTCATATTGACATTTAAAGGACAGATGAATTTACTATGCAACAAAACTGGAATAATCCGCATTTAAAAAGCGACGCAATTCTTCCGTACTGATTCTGACCTTAATTTTTCCACCCATAATATAGGAGATATTACCAGTTTCCTCCGAAACAATAATCACATGTGCATCGGTCATTTGGCTGATACCTATCCCCGATCTGTGTCGCAAACCAAGACTACCCGGAATATTGGGGTTATCTGAGACAGGTAGTATACAACGTGCGGCAAGGATACGATTGTTATCCAAAATTAATGCCCCATCATGTAAAGGGGAGTTTTTATAAAAGATCGATTCTAATAAGCTAGATGAAATACGGGCCTTTATTATTTGTCCTGTTTCAGCAAAACTATATAAATCAGTTCGTTTCGTAATCACAATCAGAGCCCCTGTTTTCGTATTAGACATATCCTCACAAGCCTCAATAATAGCATCAATTTCATTGTCTTTAATTGATTTATCATCTACAGCCAACCATTTTTCGAAAGAAAACTTTTGGCTAAAATTATAACGAGACCCCAAATGAAGCAGGAATTTCCTTACCTCCTGCTGAAACACGATAATTAAGGCAATAACACCAACTCCTATAAACTGTCCAAGGATACTACCTAGCAGTTCCATATTGAGGGCCTTTACAAATAGCCACATCAGATAAAATAAAAACAGGCCTACAAAAATATTGATCGCTACAGTTCCTCGTATCAGCATATAAACCTGATACAGCAAGAAAGCCACCAATAAAATATCCAGGACATCGAAAAAACTTAGCGTTATAAAAGCTAGGGGCATATGTGAAATATTAGGCTAATTATGACTTTAGAATATGAAAAGCAGCTTATTTGAAAGTGTTTTCTTAACAAAAATAGAAATTTATAATAGATAATCCTTTATAGATAAGCTCAATTATTTCATCAACATCTGATTGTAGATTTTTACGCATTCAACCGCCTCTTTTACATCATGAACACGTAAAATATGAGCACCTCCCAAAAGAGCAACCATATTCAAGGCTGTTGTGCCATTCAAACTATCTTTGGCTTCACCACCCAGAAGTTTGTAAATCACCGATTTACGTGAGATTCCAATCAGTAAAGGTAGATTAAGCGCCTTGAAGGCTTCCAGTTGAGACATGATTTGGTAGTTATGCTCCAGTGTCTTACCAAAACCAAAACCAGGATCTAGAATGATCTGTTTTGCGCCTAGGGCGTTCAATTGTTTCACTCGTTCTTCAAAAAACATGACTAATTCAGCCATAAGATCTTTGTAGACCGCTTGTGACTGCATGGTTTGAGGTGTGCCTTTGATGTGCATCATGATGTATGGCACATTTAGTTCGGCAACGGTTGCAAACATATGATCATCCATTGTTCCTCCGGAAATGTCATTCACAATACAAGAACCAAATTCCCCAACAACTCTGCTCACCAGTTCCGACCGAAACGTATCAATCGACAAAATCACATCAGGCAATTCTTTTCGAATAATTGCCAATGCCGGTTGCATTCTTCTCCACTCCTCTTCAACATCAATATCTTTGGCACCCGGACGCGTTGAATATGCTCCCAAGTCGATAATATCAGCACCTTCAGAAATAATTTGCCTGGCTCGTTTTAAAATTGAATTGGCATCAATATACTGACCACCATCAAAAAAGGAATCGGGTGTTAAATTCAAAATCCCCATAACCAAAGGTTTATCAAAAGATATTAAATTCTTACCACACATAATTGATTCGATCTTCTGATTTGAAGGATTTGTTTTATATTTTTGCATGTGATGGCTATTTTCGTTAATAATTGAACAAAAATAAAAGAAAATTGTCAAAGCACTCGACTTGTCGTGACTTATGGCGTTTTTATTATTCATTTAGATTATCAAAATAGACTGATTCATTAAAAATTAAGCTTCACTTATAGATGACTACAATAGAACAAACTCAAAAATCCAATATGACAACCAACGAGCAATACGATAGCATTATCAAGATTTGTACTGATATCTATACCAAGAAAATGAAAGATTATGGTACTGCATGGCGTATTTTACGTCCGACTTCTCTGACGGATCAGATTTATATCAAAGCGCAGCGTATTCGTAGCATCGAGGAAAAAGGGATGAGTAAGATTGAGGATGATATTCGCTCTGAGTTTATTGGTATTGTAAACTATTGTATCATGGGAATCATTCAGCTTGAGCTCGGACCTTCCGATCAGGCATTAGAGCATGACAAAGCTTTAGAACTCTATAATACATACTTTCAGGAAGCTAAAAGCTTGATGGAAAAGAAAAATCATGATTACGATGAAGCCTGGAGAAGCATGAGAGTGTCCTCTTATACCGACCTGATTTTGATGAAGATTAATAGAACCAAGCAAATTGAAGATAATAAAGGAAAAACGATTATTTCAGAAGGGATTGATGCCAATTACTACGATATGATCAACTATTCGGTATTTGGATTAATTAAATTGGAATTTGGTGAATAAAAACGATTTGAATCAACACACCCAAAAGTAAATATTTGAATGAGTTTATTAAGATCTGTAAGCCGCCTTTTAGTCGGTTCCCTTTTTATATTTTCTGGTTTTGTTAAAGCCATTGATCCTATGGGATCGACCTTTAAGTTTAAAGATTATTTCTTGGCTTTTGGAATGGATTCATTGACAGGCCTTGCCTTTACAATGGCAATTATCCTTTCGACTCTCGAATTCAGTGTGGGGATGCTAATTTTATTTAATGTGTATAAAAAAAGTGCATCATGGCTGGCACTTCTGTTCATGTTATTTTTCACACCCCTTACCCTGATATTGGCTCTCACGAATCCTGTGACAGATTGCGGCTGCTTTGGCGACGCATTGATATTAACGAACTGGGAAACGTTCGGAAAAAATATTATTATTTTAGCTTTTACCCTTGTGGTATTCTACACCCGTAAATTGGAAAAAGACAAAAGCTCTAAACTTACTCAGAATCTCTTGCTTGCCTTTTCATTAACGATTGCATTAGGCTGTTCTTATTACTCCTACCGTCATTTACCCTTTATCGATTTTAGACCCTATCATATTGGAGCCAATATTCAAGAAAGCATGACTATTCCTGAAGGAGCACCGGCTGACGAATACCAGTCCATTTTTAAATACGAAAAAAATGGGGTCATTAAGGAGTTTGATGAAAGCAATTACCCTTGGCAGGATTCCAGCTGGACTTATGTTGATGTCGAACAGATTAAAATTAAAGAAGGCTATAAAGCGCCTATTCACGATTTCTCCATTTCTAACGAAGAATCGGGTGATATTACCGAGCAAGTTCTAAATGACGCTTCCTACACCTTTTTATTGGTCAGTCGCCAACTTAATGAAATGAAGCTTACAAATCTGAAAGAAATTGATGAATTGGCAGCATGGTGTAGAAATCACAAATACAATTTCATCTGCTTAACGGCCTCTACAGATGATGAAATCAATACGTTTAAAGAAAAGAACAATGCGTTCTATGATTTTTATGCTACTGATGAGATTCAGCTGAAAACCATTATTCGTTCCAATCCCGGACTCGTTCTTTTACAAAATGGAACGATTTTAAACAAATGGCATTGGCGAGATATACCAAAAACAACAGAAATAAAGGCTAATTTAGCAGCCTATTCAATAACACAACATCAAACACTGACTAATAAATTAGTTATTTTAAGTATTACAACAACTTTATTGCTTTTAATCGGATGCTTCCTTATACTAAAATTTCGATTTAAGCTTTAAAAAACAGATGACAGTTATGAGAAAAAAAATTGTTGCAGGAAACTGGAAAATGAACAACAACCTTCAAGAAGGTATCGAGTTGGCAAAAGAAATTAATGGTTTGGTTGAGTCTACCGATATCAAAGATGTTCAAGTTATCATTGGCGCTCCTTTCGTTCACCTTA
It encodes:
- the cdaA gene encoding diadenylate cyclase CdaA gives rise to the protein MPLAFITLSFFDVLDILLVAFLLYQVYMLIRGTVAINIFVGLFLFYLMWLFVKALNMELLGSILGQFIGVGVIALIIVFQQEVRKFLLHLGSRYNFSQKFSFEKWLAVDDKSIKDNEIDAIIEACEDMSNTKTGALIVITKRTDLYSFAETGQIIKARISSSLLESIFYKNSPLHDGALILDNNRILAARCILPVSDNPNIPGSLGLRHRSGIGISQMTDAHVIIVSEETGNISYIMGGKIKVRISTEELRRFLNADYSSFVA
- a CDS encoding DUF1599 domain-containing protein, translated to MTTIEQTQKSNMTTNEQYDSIIKICTDIYTKKMKDYGTAWRILRPTSLTDQIYIKAQRIRSIEEKGMSKIEDDIRSEFIGIVNYCIMGIIQLELGPSDQALEHDKALELYNTYFQEAKSLMEKKNHDYDEAWRSMRVSSYTDLILMKINRTKQIEDNKGKTIISEGIDANYYDMINYSVFGLIKLEFGE
- a CDS encoding ferredoxin--NADP reductase, which translates into the protein MNSHKVISIRNLTPSTYIIRMEKKDFTFKTGQYITLGFSGSIDRREYSIYSAEQDNYLEVLIKEVEDGLLSKRLKKCKPGDELDVDGAFGHFSLKDDEIKSKKFMFISTGTGISPIHSFIHTHPEMDYTLLHGIRHKEEAYERESYDPNRYILCTSGENTGDFNGRVTEYLLKNPVSPDTICYLCGNCHMIYEAYDILEKQGIKLGPIHTEVYF
- a CDS encoding BT_3928 family protein encodes the protein MSLLRSVSRLLVGSLFIFSGFVKAIDPMGSTFKFKDYFLAFGMDSLTGLAFTMAIILSTLEFSVGMLILFNVYKKSASWLALLFMLFFTPLTLILALTNPVTDCGCFGDALILTNWETFGKNIIILAFTLVVFYTRKLEKDKSSKLTQNLLLAFSLTIALGCSYYSYRHLPFIDFRPYHIGANIQESMTIPEGAPADEYQSIFKYEKNGVIKEFDESNYPWQDSSWTYVDVEQIKIKEGYKAPIHDFSISNEESGDITEQVLNDASYTFLLVSRQLNEMKLTNLKEIDELAAWCRNHKYNFICLTASTDDEINTFKEKNNAFYDFYATDEIQLKTIIRSNPGLVLLQNGTILNKWHWRDIPKTTEIKANLAAYSITQHQTLTNKLVILSITTTLLLLIGCFLILKFRFKL
- the folP gene encoding dihydropteroate synthase — its product is MQKYKTNPSNQKIESIMCGKNLISFDKPLVMGILNLTPDSFFDGGQYIDANSILKRARQIISEGADIIDLGAYSTRPGAKDIDVEEEWRRMQPALAIIRKELPDVILSIDTFRSELVSRVVGEFGSCIVNDISGGTMDDHMFATVAELNVPYIMMHIKGTPQTMQSQAVYKDLMAELVMFFEERVKQLNALGAKQIILDPGFGFGKTLEHNYQIMSQLEAFKALNLPLLIGISRKSVIYKLLGGEAKDSLNGTTALNMVALLGGAHILRVHDVKEAVECVKIYNQMLMK
- a CDS encoding GNAT family N-acetyltransferase — translated: MEIRQATSDDALNIKYLKTQVWLHTYATRGISTDYSEYLDGDFTVENCLKKIENKHTFCLVAKQDGFLIGYCELDYTATYPESKQNTAEMTVLYVSEHFHEQGIGKALLIEAEKQLVSLGRYTYWLSCFIENQNAIDFYKHLDFKSNASIFFSMNDQQYENLVFLKEIRM
- the miaB gene encoding tRNA (N6-isopentenyl adenosine(37)-C2)-methylthiotransferase MiaB, which translates into the protein MKYHLISLGCQMNASDGERVRTVIEQMGYTWTEEETEANLIGILACSVRQNAIDKVYSKIAKWNRWKNRSNLITFVSGCVLPSDHEKFLKLFDIIFQMKDLPNLPEMIHQYGITTPNGIQNGFDTHNDNISEFWNVKPDYASDFEAFVPIQNGCDKFCSFCAVPYTRGREVSRPSLEILEEVKSLVERGYKSITLLGQNVNSYGLDKPDTEIMFPELLRRIGEMGNQLGTEFWVYFTSPHPRDMTDEVIEVIAQYKCLAKQIHLPLQSGDDKLLIAMNRKHGLEKYRQSVSTIRRLIPEATLFTDIIVGFTGESDEQFDATRAAMKEFDFNMAYIAKYSPRPGALSHRWFDSVPLEVKKNRHQVLTEDLKLTSRSYNESMIGKIFRVLVKGHAKHEGYLAGMTEGKINVRFLSENTDLIGQIVDVKIKSATDFSVEGDLID
- a CDS encoding deoxyhypusine synthase family protein, which codes for MTTKGPISQFVTEHYKHFNAATLVDAAKAYEQQLEQGNKMMITLAGAMSTAELGKSLAEMIRQDKVQIITCTGANLEEDIMNLVAHSHYRRVPDYRDFTPQQEWDLLEQGLNRVTDTCIPEEEAFRRLQKHIFEIWKAAEEAGERYLPHEYMYKMLLSGVLEQYYEIDPKNSWMLAAAEKNLPIVVPGWEDSTMGNIFASYCLKGELKPSTMKSGIEYMTWLADWYTENTQDNGIGFFQIGGGIAGDFPICVVPMLYQDMERTETPFWSYFCQISDSTTSYGSYSGAVPNEKITWGKLDINTPKFIVESDATIVAPLIFAYLLGW
- the mtaB gene encoding tRNA (N(6)-L-threonylcarbamoyladenosine(37)-C(2))-methylthiotransferase MtaB codes for the protein MKTIAFKTLGCRLNQYETDALASTFQNNNFKLVDFESEADVYVINSCTVTHQSDHKSRNFISQANRRNKDSVLVVTGCMANNAKEELESRDEINYVLENDNKSALFSLVDSHFKGELKHPSQLDKDLFAYGATEKGFHTRSMIKIQDGCDNFCTFCIIPSVRGRAKSRPFQAILDNVKDVIDQGAKEVVITGVNIGRYEFENYKFDDLIEAILNLDGDFRLRISSLEPDGFGDKFLSLLSHPKMTPHLHLCLQSGSDEVLLKMRRMYTTKTFKNTVEKVRSIRPDFNFTTDIIIGFPGESEADFAESCDMIKNLEFGHVHAFKYSIRKGTRAERMHDQIPEKMKTERSEVLRGIAEDSKLNYRSLFIGKIQRVLVENINGNIAKGYGEHYVPVQFQGENLKKNTFYNVLIKEIMPENDNLLLGELL
- a CDS encoding arginine decarboxylase gives rise to the protein MKNTYFDLIEQTYYFPQEGFDLRGGYLSFHGVSIKYLIEKYGTPFRLIYLPRIGEQIKKARNLFNRAIKASHYRGKYHYCYCTKCCHFHHVIGEALKHNVNLETSSSFDIDLILKLHEKGELDQTRTIVHNGYKTTDYLAKIIKLIDAGFENCVIILDSTSEMGRLQKLVGKRKIKIGVRMAINEEPQSAYYTSRLGIRPEEMLEFFNAHIKDNKNVELKMLHFFVDSGIKDSLYYWGEFQKALNLFVALKKESPSLDALNLGGGFPIRNHLGFEYDYEYMIREIVNNIKEACDNGGVHEPDIYTEFGKYTVGESGAIIFEVVEQKQQNDHELWYIINNSLMNTIPDAWSIHEKFILLPINKWDNDYTKINIGGISCDHSDYYNSEDFNQQIMLPRFSPKAKEPLYIGFFHTGAYQDSISGYGGIKHCLIPSPKHVIVDRDESGNFVDYVYRNEQSVDDMMNILGYNE
- the speB gene encoding agmatinase; the encoded protein is MNNFAGIEDDFAAFGSASVLLQSIPYDGTSTWGKGADNGFEAFLDAAENMELYDIETDSEVYTKGVHILPELTVNHSPEAVFEESYRVAKKMIETGKFPTFFGGEHSISIGVIKAFYEQYSDITVLHLDAHADLRSDYMGTPYNHACALHDASKNTNLIQVGIRSMDTSELPYFNREKCFLAEDIYGTDEWMQKSIDMMGEKVYITFDLDALDPSIMPATGTPEPGGLDWNTTIRYLRKVFEQKNVLGFDLVELAPIKGNKAPEFLVAKLYYKMLSYKFMLANQTI